The following nucleotide sequence is from Podospora bellae-mahoneyi strain CBS 112042 chromosome 1 map unlocalized CBS112042p_1, whole genome shotgun sequence.
ATCAGACGAGGACTTGGCCATTCGATGCGAAGGAACGACAAGAATCGGGGGAAAGGGGACTCTGGTGGAGGGATGGTAAACATTCCCTTGCTTGTGTTCAAGATATTCCTGATCTGTTCTGACAACCATCGCAGCCATTTACAAACCCTTTTCTGTGACGGTTGTGCAGCCATACTCGGCTTTCGATGCATTGAGACCCCAGTCAACCATGTCCTCGACGAGTACGTGCCATGGCTCCTATGTCGTCAGTTTGAAATCTGACAATATTCCCTCAGCAACCAAGTTCTGTTGAGAATCGCGTCTGTCAATCTGCTCGGtgaggaaagagaggagCTTGAACCCGAGGTCAAACGAGtcctcagcatcaacgaACCGTCAAGAACGAGCAATGGTGGGCCGCCCTACCTGTCCTCAAATTCCCCCAGTACCCTCGAGTTTCAGCAGCTCAAGTTCGACCTCGAAGGCCAAAAAGACTACCTCAGACGTATTGACAACAATGGCTTCAGAATTGTGGCAGGCTTGGACAAACGTGTGGCTCGTGTGGAGAGTGATTCAAAGACACTACAAGAAACAGTGAGTGGGTTCAAGGGAAGCATACTCGGAGTACAGGATAGCCTCAAGTCACTACTCGGATCAGAACTGAACGGGATTGATAAATGCGGGACCGAGCAAAAGGCGACACTGGAAGGCCTTCGGAGCCGGGTGTCCCTGGTCAGTGATGGCCTCGACATGATCCAACAGCAGGCAACAGATCTCGCCGAAGAGCTGCGAGAGGAAGTCTCAGATCTCAAGAACCAACTTGAACAGACGACAGGAGAGCTTGATATACTGAGGGCCGAGATCAAAGTGAGCGTCAGCGCCGACAACTATGCCCGCGATATGGCTGCTATGCGCACCGAGATCGCGCAGCTCAGAAGAGATCTTCACACTGTGCGCAGCAACGAACACGAACGTGTTgccccttcttttccctcaaGGGAGCTCGAGATTCTTACCAGCAACATCGCGAAGATTGGTAATCGAGCCAGCAAGGTCGAGACTTTACAAATGGAGTTTGAGATCTTGAAAGGGAGGGTCGACAGAGCAGAGGCAAATTATGGGGCATCCAACGATCGACGTGCGGCATATCCCTTGGATCCAGAGACATCTCTTCCCCACCCAGGAGCGAAGAAGCGGGCTTCTTCGCCCAAGCCGGAGCCTGTATCTAAACGAAGAGTGCCCTCGGACCAATTCTCGGATTACACGGTCTCTGGACACAGTGCTGCGCCGCTCACCCCGTTGGGGCAGAGTAGCACGACAAACTTGCAAAATCCCAAGAAACGGGGTCGTCCCAAGACAGCTGCTGCATTATCCAACTCGGGAGGCAGGTGATGATCCGTTATCCCGCTAACGTCGAACTACTGATCCTTGCCCTTGGACAAGCACAtcctccaaaatctccaGCGCGAAGGAAGCCAACGTGTTGACGGGCTTGAGCACCTCGCTCTCAAAAAATGCTTTTGCTTGCGGATCTTCAGGGTCTCTAGCCCACGCCTGTACCATCTTCGACTCGTCTACCCGTCCGGGCAAACTCTCAAGATCCTTCAGCATCATTTTGGCCTCCTTCAATACGTCCCAATCCTCAGCAGCGCCGATAGAGCACTGATGGACGACGATGTGGAGGAGAGCTTGGCACATGGTGACTTGAtccgccatcgccaaagcACCAACAATGCCCTCGTGAGTACACCTTTTTGCCAGTTCCCCGCTTGACGTCAGTTCTCCCGTGAAAGCCAGCAGTTTCGTAATAATCATGACGCCCTTGATGCGCCACGGCATGAATGGGGCAACAAGCTTGATGGGATCGCATTGGGTTGCCAAGAAACAAGCCAGTGGTAGGGCGTAAACGGCCCATTTGTAGTTGGTCTGCCAGTTGGttgcgaggaggaggattgtgGTTGGTAATGGTTCGACTGCCCACATCTTTGCTTCAACCAAGGGCTTGCACAATTTCCAGCGAGTCCGTGCCGCTTCAATCGAGGTGTCCTGCTCTGATTTTGTCTGGTCATAGACCACTTTGTAGATAATCTCGATTTGGTTCATCGAGATACCTGATTTGTCGATAGCCGGTTCTCGGAACTTTGTGGGATCCGGCTGCAAGCTGAACGAGTTAAGTGAAATGACCGGCGATGTCTGAGCAACCTGGTATACATCAAGATCATCCACACACCGTGGGCAGTCGCACTCAAAGTAGTAGAGTCGAAGTCCTTCACGGCGTATCGACCTAGGCTTGTCGTTTGCTGCAATCACTCCGTCAGTACTTAAATCCTACTACCAATAACTGTCCACATACCAATGTAAGAAATCGTaatctcctctccctccttaATCGGTCTCTCCGCCCTCAGCGTCGCCGTCCTCTTATCAAACCCGATAAACGCATTCGGCACACAAGAGTGATTCACCCTCGCCAGCGCAGGATCGAGAAAAATCCCCGACATGCCCGTGTCCGCATCGAGCCGATTGAACGCATTGGTTTGGATCTGACACAGAAATCTCATCGCCGCTCTCAGCCCGTCCTCGTTCATGAAAACACCCGAGTacgtcatcgccgccatggcTTGGAGTTCAAAGTCACCCCAGACTTGCTCGTCTGCTTTGAAGCCTTCGAGGTTGCTCTCGAGGGGGTCGGACCCGTCAAAGGGGTCGCGGATGCCCTTGTCGTTTGTTAGGAGGACTTGGGCCAGTGCTCTTACGGGGGTAGGCAGCCTATCCCAGCGTCAACATGTCTGCTCTCGTTCTTGACAGGAAAGGGGCTACATGCCAGTCTTTGCCCGTAGTCTCCCTTACCCTCGCAAACATCTTACACTCGGCCTTGTGGATCGACTTCCAGTGGGCACGCTGGCACGTTGGGCCGCAGTACACAGCTGCCCTGCAGCCGGTACAGGCTTTGAGtgagacgggggagaagcCCTCATTGGAACCGACACGGAGACAGTAGTTGCATGTTGTTCTCATGCTGGGGCCAtcggggagggcgagggtcggggaggaaaaggtggcGATGAGGGAGCCAGGGGTGAAGTCCTGGGTTGCTACGAGGGAGCGGCCATGAgggccggaggagaaggctgttCCTGggggcggtgttggtggcattgcaggaggaggggtgattTGAATCTGAACtgagatggtgatggtgagatcGGGAGTTGGGCGGCTGGGTAGAGAGTTTTTATGTCACGGAATAATCTAGGGCTTTCCCTAGGACTTTACCAAGGGGACAGTTTTGGTAAACTTTTGAGTGAAAGCTGCCTGAACCCTCCTTCCTTCGCACTTGACACGTAAAAATATCCGATGATATTATCTTTCGTCGTCTCCTTGAAGCCCCCACCCCGCTATTTCCGTGATGCAGTTAACCAGCCTTTGAAATGCCCCGCAGCGCAAACTGTCGCGGGAATAGTGGGGCATCAACGGCGCCTCATCCACCGCCAGGCGCACACACCGTCCCGGGACTCATCACAGCTCCTTCAAAGTCCCAGGATCACCACCGATCCCCAACTCTCACAATGGCCAGCCAAGGAAGAcagcaaggaggagagcaaAGTATGTCTcattcccccccccccaccccccaattCCTCTACCCCGCACCTCTTTCATGctcacctctcacctctcaaccatctcatctcatctcatctcatctcaccctcacccttcCTGGCCCCCTTTAGCAAGCCCATAACCTATGCCCGtatccctcccccagctAACACATCCTAAGTCTCCCTCGATACCCTCACAGCCCCCCAACTCTCGGCCGTGAAAAAGCAACTCGACGAAGAAGTCGAGCACCTCTCCCAATCTTACGCCcagctcgccgccgcccagtCCAAGTTCAAGGAGTGCCTCCGGGTCGTCAAGTCCGGCTCCGAGACCTTTGACGAGAAAAAGCCCATCCTCGTCCCCTTGACCAACTCCCTCTACGTCAAGGGCCGGATGGCCGACCCGGACAAGGTCATTGTTGATGTCGGGACTGGGTTTTACGTCGAAAAGGTTTGTTTGCTGTGACACTTTCGGAACTGAGTGGCATGGGTTACTAACGGGATCTGGTGATCAAAACAGGACACCAAGAGCGCGGCAGAGTTTTATGaggccaaggtcaaggagttGGCTGCGAATATTCAAGGACTGGAGGGCATCGTGCAGGCCAAGACTCAGAATTtgaggctggtggaggaaggtAGGTCCATGTCGAGATTTCACCATGCAAATGAGAGGATTGAGTATACACTAACTTACTTCATCACCACAGTTCTCAGACAAAAGGTCTTGGCTGCTGGACCAGCTGCTGGCCAGGCTGCTCAGGCGTCATGACGGGCCAGTAATTGAGAATAGCAATGAACCAGCTTCATGTCCAAGTCATCTATCATTCCTACGTATGCGAGTGCCCTTGACTGCATGTAACAGTTGATTTGAGAAGTCACAGACGATACCAGTCGGTGCCATGCTACAAATATGGTGGCCCCTTACGCACCTCTCCTTCGCCACATCACAATAGTCTAGGGTTATAACTGACCTTTGTGTCTCGATATTTTACATTGCAATGCTACGGTATCACAGCCACCCCTTCAAAGCTCGTTTTTCGGAATACAATGACCCATTCACACACCTCTCGCCCCTTACACGATAACACAATACAGTTAAAAAATCAAAATTCAACTTCCTCCTGAACTTCCCCTATGATataaaacaacaaaaagagaTATAATACATAGCCCACGAAGGCTCCATGCTTCTCTCCCCAGTGCCATCATCCTACAACCCACCATAAACTAGACGGTCACCTCCCTGATCCCAATAGCCCAAGTGGCATTCGCCATCCAATTCTTCGAATGTTCCATCAGGACACGACTCGGTTCGAGCCCTTTGCCCCTACACTCAACAGGTTATCAAGCATCTCCTGCACCCACGATACCCACGACAAAAGCTCATCCAATGGATGCTCATCGCCACCATCCTGCGTCAAGGGGTATGGGACCTGGGTCTTGTCTCTCGAGGTCAGGAGTTGAGTGGCAAAACTCTTGTCCCATTTCCGCGGAATCATAACGGGGAGCCCGAGGTGATCGTCCCAGTCAGGACTGAATACGGAGAGCAGAGTTGTCGTAGTCGGAGGCTTCGTTGTGTTCGTTCCGAACGAATGGTACACCGTAATCTCAAGGCTATACTTGAAGCTCAGCTCCAGGGTCCAGATGACCTTGCCCACAATGTTCGAcaccttgttcttcttgatgaagtCTTGGGACACCGAAATCTTGGGGAAGCCACCTGCATATGTACCTTGGCTGATCTTGGTGAGCCTAGCCATGTCATCTTCAGTCAAAGGTAGACGGGGCCTGCCTTCCCTGCGGCTGACCTCCTGGGAAATATTCAACTCCCAATCAGTACCTCTGCGGTGCAGAATGTCAGTATACTGAAGCAACTTGGAAATAAGCGTGTTGTCTTGTCTCACCTGTCGGGGCAAGCATTGAGGACTGAGAATTTGTTGTAGACTTTGGTTCGTTGATAGGCACACACGGGCATGATTCTAGGCTTTCGGCCTCTCCCCGCCTCAACGCCTTCTACCATACACTCAATCTCCAAATTTGGCGTGACTATGTATAGGGAGAACTCAGGTTCGGAGTCGGGGTCAACGCTCTCTCGGACCACTGCTGGCAAACTTTCATCCCCGTTGATCAGGGCGACTCTGAGGGCTTCAACCACATCGACAGGAACACTGTAAGACTTTTTAGCACAACTCTGATGAGGGACGAGTCCAGTCATACTTACTATGGTGAAAGATGGATTACGTCGCGGAAGGCGGCATACTCTAGCTCACGCTCCATTTCGGCCGAGCTgtacctcctcttctctggGTTCCAAATTTCACGTCGCTGTAGGTAGCCGATCTTGACACGCATCTGCATCTTGTTTGGGTCTCGGACAAGTGATCCGACGGCCCGGTCAACAATATCAGTTAGCTGGGCCTTATACTTGGCTTGATGAGTCCCAGAGGTGGTTTCCGAGACGGTTGGGGCCGATGCTGAGGGGACGACAGCGCATCTATCACGACCAAACACGATAGCCGAGTAATCTGCACCTGACTTGGATGGGCACAGCAGTCCATTGGTTCTCCACATGTCTTTGATGTCGGCTTCCTCGATGAGTAGTTTCCTCACTCGCTGGGCAGCGTCCTGCGCAGCCTTGGTGCCAGGTGAATGTATGGAAATTTGGGTGGTCGTGTCGTCGACATTAATGGCCTTGATGTCACACAAGGTATCCTTGCCAATCAGTTCCAACTTTGTGCGTAGAGCAAAGTCGGCCGGGTCGACATcgatggtggagggtggggcGAGAAAGGTCTGGTGCGGTTAGTCGACTGCGATGCTGTACTCTGCAAGTAACGACTTGCCTGCTTGGTCAGCGGCGGACGATATATTTCCGccagctcatcaacccccagtCGAAAATGCTTCCGTTCCATGGTGTCCATTCTGGCGGTGGTCTCTGTCAGTTTTGTGAGTTTCTCTATTCTGAAGCAGAAGGTAGTGTGTGGAAGGTGTGATCGAAACGAGATGTAAGAAGATGTGCGAGAGAGATGTTGGGAGAAGATCAGAGTCAGAACCTGAATGCGAACACAGAATCGAGAAAAAACAGGCAgacgagctggaggggcAATGTGGGGAAAGCGTGAGCTGGTGGCAGCAACAGGAGGCAGGGGCGAGCTTCCGTTGCCAGTGCTGCAAGTGGCCGGCAATCATAGGTCTCAGGAAGGACCGACTGCTCCGGTCGATGCGGGATCCCGCCGAGACAGCCTAGAGGGAAAGCACAGTATGCTGATCCTTGGAGAGATCCGGATTGCTCAAGAAGCAACCAGTCGCAAAACCAGCTTCAAGCTGTGCCATTCGTAAAGACCTCGATCAACGTACCTAATGTAGGCTAATGTTAGCAAGAGCTCTGGCAATGGAAAGGTAAAGTTCTGTTCGGGATGGTTGGCCAAGCTCCGTCCAGCGGATTGCATCTCAGCTGGCACCCTCGGCTGGACACTTGTTACCAAAGCCTTTAGGGGGAGTTCAGCCCTGAGCAGGTCCCAAAGATGATGGATCTTGTCAGGTATCTGTGTGGATGGCATGTGGTTCCCTGAGGCTCGATGGCTTGGCCAGCTCCTATCGGCATATGAAATGTTGTGAAAACCCATCACACAAAGACGTCTTGTGCTAAAAAGAAAGATCCTTTCTTTTATACACAGCACTAAAGAGGCCGCCACATGGGCAGTTTCAGACCTGCCCGTTGGCGTCGCATTAACGGGCAGCAAGCCGGTTCAGCGACATTCTTTTTGAGCGAGACAGTCTCAATCCCATCCCAAATAAATCGAGACGGCCAGACAGCTCCAAGGAAACCCACACTGAGTTTTACCACAAAGCTTTCATAAATGAGGGAGGATATAAAGAAAGACTTACCTCGGTGAGGAGAGAGTTCCGACCAGAAGCCGGTGACCAGGCGGGCCAGCTAACTGTACGACAGCGTGCCAAAGGGCAGTCCGTACGTTGTAGGTGAACTTCCTTGTAGGCGAGGAGCGTCCAGTAGTCGCAATAATATCCCACAAGTAGCCATTGAGAGAGGTTAATCTGGCACGGGGCCCTCGGTCGACAGGAAGGAAAACCGATGAGATGAATTGAAACGCTGGCCGGGCTGTTTAAACGCAAGGAGAGGTGAACATTAGCGAGGGCAGAAGATTTATTATCGGACAATTTCAAATAAAAGAACGCCAAACGTCAGAAGGCTTGGAGGAGACAATCAGGTGTTtcaaaaaaaataaaaaatggAAGGCACGAAAACAACCACAAGGTAAGGCAGTCACACTCTAGCCTTCAAAAAGTGCGGTGATCACGTGTATCAGAGCTTGAGGGCCGACCAGAGAGGTTTATTGTGTGTTAAGTAGTTGAATATCTGACTACTCAAAGACAAGACTCAATCAACTCTTGCCCGCAAGAATATCTCGAGTTACTTATGGTGGACATGGGGTCGGTCATTTATCGGTCTACGATGTGAGACCAGGCAGAATAGGCAAAATAAGCAATCAACAGACTTTGTTGAAAGCAATGAAACGAATACAGAGTCTCATTTCTACTCCTATGTTGATACTGGATAGCAGATGAGGCCGTATGCAAGTGTTCGTCAGATATCCAGTGAATCGACGTCCCGTTTGGAGACTGTTTGGCCTACAGGGATATACCGGTTACTTGCATAGCATCTTGGCATTCCCACTGGTCTCGAAACGTCATTGTGGCTAAGGAAGCATTTGGCTGGCAGGGGTCTTAATAGATTTAAGCGCGCCCGCATGGAACGCGTCTATCGACGCGACGGAGGGCCCCCTTTTGAGTTGAGGCAGAAGCACCAAAAACCACAAGCCAGACCGCCCTCTACTAAATTGTCAATTGATGACCTATTTCACTCAGCTGTCCGTCATTTTGGACTCGAATAGACCAGTGTATCGGTCAACAAAGCCAATTCACAGATCACCTCTGCAGCCTTTCGCATCTGCTCGCATTGTTtaccttcccatccaccgATTCCGAGAAATCTTCAATAATGCCTGGCGTCGTCGATGGGCGCTCGAGAAAGCGCCATCTCCCAGGCGTCCTAAGAGAGGATTCTGACGACGAGCTGGGAACAGAAGACCTTCCGTGGGAATGGATTTATGCCAACGAGCCAGACACTGAGGAAAACAATGGGAGGAAACGAAAACGAGCTACGTGGCAAGATGGCCAGATTATTGGCGCTCGTAATGGCAATTTCGAGTGCTATTTGGGAGATACGATGCTGCTGAAGGCCGATAGCTCCAACGAAGCCTGGGTTGGCATAATATGCGAGTTccaggaggacgaggagggcgagATGGCCGCCAACTTCATGTGGTTCTCGTCGCCAAACGAGATTCGCAGCGCAAAGAAGAGGACGGATTATGTGGAGGTGTGTGTGATTGCGCTTTGTCTTTGCCTTGATCTCGAGTTGCTAACTTTTTCTGCCTCTATAGAACGAGCTctacatcaccacctcgtTCGATGTCAACGCCTTGTCGACCATCAATGGCAAGGCCCATGTTATGTCGCAGCAAGCCTTCATGAACGAATTCCCAACAGGCAAAGTGCCACGCAAATCCAAGGAGTATGGAAAAGTATTTGTTTGCCGAAGGGGCTGCAACACCAGAACATGCACCTACACCGAGGAGTTCATCTGGGAGGATATCT
It contains:
- a CDS encoding uncharacterized protein (EggNog:ENOG503P8R8), translated to MKTASCECKKCQASVGSFSNLWIRIGNSYLGPVIQSDEDLAIRCEGTTRIGGKGTLVEGCHLQTLFCDGCAAILGFRCIETPVNHVLDDNQVLLRIASVNLLGEEREELEPEVKRVLSINEPSRTSNGGPPYLSSNSPSTLEFQQLKFDLEGQKDYLRRIDNNGFRIVAGLDKRVARVESDSKTLQETVSGFKGSILGVQDSLKSLLGSELNGIDKCGTEQKATLEGLRSRVSLVSDGLDMIQQQATDLAEELREEVSDLKNQLEQTTGELDILRAEIKVSVSADNYARDMAAMRTEIAQLRRDLHTVRSNEHERVAPSFPSRELEILTSNIAKIGNRASKVETLQMEFEILKGRVDRAEANYGASNDRRAAYPLDPETSLPHPGAKKRASSPKPEPVSKRRVPSDQFSDYTVSGHSAAPLTPLGQSSTTNLQNPKKRGRPKTAAALSNSGGR
- a CDS encoding uncharacterized protein (COG:B; EggNog:ENOG503P26V), with product MPPTPPPGTAFSSGPHGRSLVATQDFTPGSLIATFSSPTLALPDGPSMRTTCNYCLRVGSNEGFSPVSLKACTGCRAAVYCGPTCQRAHWKSIHKAECKMFARVRETTGKDWHVAPFLLPTPVRALAQVLLTNDKGIRDPFDGSDPLESNLEGFKADEQVWGDFELQAMAAMTYSGVFMNEDGLRAAMRFLCQIQTNAFNRLDADTGMSGIFLDPALARVNHSCVPNAFIGFDKRTATLRAERPIKEGEEITISYIANDKPRSIRREGLRLYYFECDCPRCVDDLDVYQVAQTSPVISLNSFSLQPDPTKFREPAIDKSGISMNQIEIIYKVVYDQTKSEQDTSIEAARTRWKLCKPLVEAKMWAVEPLPTTILLLATNWQTNYKWAVYALPLACFLATQCDPIKLVAPFMPWRIKGVMIITKLLAFTGELTSSGELAKRCTHEGIVGALAMADQVTMCQALLHIVVHQCSIGAAEDWDVLKEAKMMLKDLESLPGRVDESKMVQAWARDPEDPQAKAFFESEVLKPVNTLASFALEILEDVLVQGQGSVVRR
- the GIM5 gene encoding subunit of tubulin prefoldin (BUSCO:EOG092655L0; COG:O; EggNog:ENOG503P452), giving the protein MPRSANCRGNSGASTAPHPPPGAHTVPGLITAPSKSQDHHRSPTLTMASQGRQQGGEQISLDTLTAPQLSAVKKQLDEEVEHLSQSYAQLAAAQSKFKECLRVVKSGSETFDEKKPILVPLTNSLYVKGRMADPDKVIVDVGTGFYVEKDTKSAAEFYEAKVKELAANIQGLEGIVQAKTQNLRLVEEVLRQKVLAAGPAAGQAAQAS
- a CDS encoding uncharacterized protein (EggNog:ENOG503PI0G), with protein sequence MATCGILLRLLDAPRLQGISWPAWSPASGRNSLLTERPPPEWTPWNGSIFDWGLMSWRKYITFLAPPSTIDVDPADFALRTKLELIGKDTLCDIKAINVDDTTTQISIHSPGTKAAQDAAQRVRKLLIEEADIKDMWRTNGLLCPSKSGADYSAIVFGRDRCAVVPSASAPTVSETTSGTHQAKYKAQLTDIVDRAVGSLVRDPNKMQMRVKIGYLQRREIWNPEKRRYSSAEMERELEYAAFRDVIHLSPYVPVDVVEALRVALINGDESLPAVVRESVDPDSEPEFSLYIVTPNLEIECMVEGVEAGRGRKPRIMPVCAYQRTKVYNKFSVLNACPDRGTDWELNISQEVSRREGRPRLPLTEDDMARLTKISQGTYAGGFPKISVSQDFIKKNKVSNIVGKVIWTLELSFKYSLEITVYHSFGTNTTKPPTTTTLLSVFSPDWDDHLGLPVMIPRKWDKSFATQLLTSRDKTQVPYPLTQDGGDEHPLDELLSWVSWVQEMLDNLLSVGAKGSNRVVS